From Spiroplasma endosymbiont of Amphimallon solstitiale:
TCTAAAAAATAATAAGACTATATGAATTAATTTATTCCGGATTTTTGACAATCTCCTAAATATAATTGATATTTTTAAACTAAATTTTTGTTTTAATAAAATACCAAATTTAAAAAACTATTTAGCTAATAATGTAAAGTTAGAACTTGATGCTCTAATCTCAGCAAAAATTTTATTTTTTTGAAATTCATCTGATGTATCCATAACTATAAAAATACTAAAATTACTAATATCTAATTTATTACGATCAAATGTACTGTGAATTTTATAAATAGAGGCACCATTTTTAGTAATAATATTAATAATTTCGCTAATAGTACTATTATTAATTTTACCGTTAACTGAAAAAGGAACTCGTCGATGTGAACTAATTAAGGCACTATTAATAATTGTTCCTAATGTAGTAATATCAACATTACCACCACTAATTACACAAACAACATTTTTATCTTTACCAATGATTTTATCTAATTTACCAGAAAGAATAGCAGCAACAGTAACAGCGCCACTACCTTCAGTTACAATTTTACATTTTTCTAATAAAAATAACATTGCTTGCGCAATTTCTTCTTCGCTAACAGTAACAACTTTATCAACATTTTTCTTTAAAATATTAAATGTTAATTCTCCTGTTTGTTTAACAGCAATTCCATCAGCAATTGAACTTTTACCTTGAATTTTAAATGGTTTTCCTTGTTTTAAAGCTTGATTATAAGAATCAACATTTTGTGCTTCAATACCAATAAATTTAATATTTGGATTTTTACTTTTTAAATAAATTGAAATACCACTTAAAAGTCCTCCTCCACCAATTGGAACTAAACAATAATCAATTTCTTTACCCATTGCATTCATTTGCTCATATATTTCTAAACCAATTGTACCTTGACCAGCAATAACAAAATTATCATCATATGGATGAACTAACGTTAACCCTTCTTCTTTTTCAAGTCTTAATGCTTCAAACATTGCATCATCAAACATATTACCACAAAGTTTAACAGTACATTTAGCACCACCAAATTCTTTAGTAGCAGCAATTTTGGCTAGTGGTGCTGTTACAGGCATAACTATCTTTGATACTAAATTTAAACTTGAAGCTGCTAAAGCGACTCCTTGTGCATGATTACCAGCACTAGCAGCAATTAAACCCTTTGCTTGCTGTTCCTTTGATAAATTAAGAATTTTATTTAAAGCTCCTCTAATTTTAAAACTACCTGTTTTTTGTAAATTTTCTAACTTTAAAAATATATTATTACCAGAAAATGAAGAAAGTTTATCTGCTTTTATCAAACTTGTCTTACTAATTTTATCTTTAATTTTTGAATACGTTTCTTCAATTACTTCTTCACTTACTAAATTTTCCACAATGGTTCCTCCTAAGTTTCTATCTAATTTCTCAAATATAATTAATTATACAATATAATAACTTTTATTTATAAAACAACAAAAGTAATCATTAATAGTATATGGTTTTATAATTAAATGGGATTTGAATTCATAAATGTTGATTTAAAGCAAGTGTTAAATTGCTATACTACATAATCACTATTTTCAAATCTATATTATATATACATGAAAAATAAAAATTAAAAAATATTTTTCCAAAATATTTAGAATTAATACTGTTTATTTTATTGTCACAAATTTCGATAATTGCTTTTTAACACTTAATTATAGTAAAATCTAATGCAGAAGGATTATATATGGAAAATAATGAACAAAATAAGAAAAAAATAGATAAGTCTCGGCCACTAGTAGAAATCTTGAATCTAACAAAGGAATATAGAAATAAAGTAGCATTAAATAAAGTTAATTTAACTATTAATCCTGGTGATCGAATTGGAATCATCGGTGCAAATGGTAATGGTAAGTCAACCTTAAGTGAAATTATTGGTGGTATTCGTAAACCAACATCTGGTGAAATAATTCGTCAAGAACATCTAGTAAATGGTTTACAATTTCAAGAATCTAGATATCCGGCCGGAATATCTGTTATGGATATGATTAAATATTATTTACATACTTTTAATATTTCAATGAAAGAAGATGAACTATTAGAGTTACTGAAGACATACCAATTACTTGGAATTGAAAATAAGTTTATTCAAACACTTTCAGGTGGACAACAACAACGTTTAAATATTTTACTAGCTGTTATTCATGATCCTGATCTAGTTATTTTAGATGAAGTTTCCACGGGATTAGATATTGAAGTTCGTTCAGAAATTTTTGAATTTTTTAGAAAAAATATTATTGACAAAAATAAGACAATGATCTTAGTTACTCACAATATGAGCGAAGTTGAAGAATTTTGTTTTAATTATGTAGAAAAGTATGGATGACCAAAAATTATTCATCAATTTACACTTAAAATATTATTTTTAATTAAAAATTTGTTAAAAGTAACATTATTTAGTTTAAAAATTCTCTAAAAATAACACTTTATCATGTATAATTACTTTTATACAAAATTAAAGGAATTTTGTGAAAAGTATATTTACATTCATAATGGAGTTATAAAAGAAGCAGGAAATGTCAAAGATATTGTTAAAAATATGGTTCAGTTCATAATTTTACATGAAAAATGTTTTATAAACCTGAATTGTAAATATAAATGGGACAGTTTTTTTAAAACCTGAATTGTAAATATAAATGGGACAGTTTTTTAAAATAATTGTATTAAATCTATTGGTCTTTTATAAGATAGTGATTTTCTGGGTGTAGAATTAATTTGAAATGCTATAGTATTTAAATCTTTTTGTTTATATGAAGATAGATCTGTAGATTTTGGTAAATATCTTCTTAAAATACCATTATTATTTTCATTTAAACCTCTTTGACAAGGTTTACCAGGATCTGCAAAATAAATCTTAACATTACAATTTTTTTCGATTAATTTTCATTTACTAAATTCTTTACCACGATCAAAAGTAATAGTTTTAACTGTTCCTTTTTGTAACTTTGAAATAAATTTTATTATACTTTTTGTAATATTTTCTGATTTATTATTTTTAGTTGCTAAAAGAATTGTGGTTTTTGATCATATATCAGCTAAAGTAATAATAGAACTTTTATGATCTTTACCAATGATAGTATCACCCTCTAAATGACCAAATTCTTCTATATTTTTAATATTAGGAATGATTAAATTTCTTTCATGAATAGACTTACAATTATTAATTCTGCCCCTAGTTTCTTTTTGTTTGTGAGGTTTATTTTTTCCTTTTCTCAATAAGTTATTTTCATCAAAACCCATTCGATTTGTTTTAAACATGTTATATAAAGTTTTTGTTGAAATACTTTTTATTTTATTTTCCTTTAAAAAATTAGCAATTATATCAAGAGCATAATTTTTAGTAATTAACAAATGATTAATAGTATTAATTTCTATTAAAGTTAAAATTATTAATTTTCTACCTGCATTTTGTTTATTTTTTTGAATTTTATTCAATATTTCTAATGGTAATAAGTTTTGATTTAATAATCTACAAACTCTATGTACAGTTGATTTACTATAATCAATGGCTTTTGCTATTTTACGAATCGAAAATCCATAACTTTTATATTCTTTTATTGCTATTATTGATTCAATAGTCAGATACTTATACATTGTGCTAATTCCTTTCTTTTCTTAATTATAGAATTAACACAATTTAATTTTTATATAAGTGTCCTTTTTAATTTTACAATTCAGGAAATAATTGTATTAAATCTATTGGTCTTTTATAAGATAGTGATTTTCTGGGTGTAGAATTAATTTGAAATGCTATAGTATTTAAATCTTTTTGTTTATATGAAGATAGATCTGTAGATTTTGGTAAATATCTTCTTAAAATACCATTATTATTTTCATTTAAACCTCTTTGACAAGGTTTACCAGGATCTGCAAAATAAATCTTAACATTACAATTTTTTTCGATTAATTTTCATTTACTAAATTCTTTACCACGATCAAAAGTAATAGTTTTAACTGTTCCTTTTTGTAACTTTGAAATAAATTTTATTATACTTTTTGTAATATTTTCTGATTTATTATTTTTAGTTGCTAAAAGAATTGTGGTTTTTGATCATATATCAGCTAAAGTAATAATAGAACTTTTATGATCTTTACCAATGATAGTATCACCCTCTAAATGACCAAATTCTTCTATATTTTTAATATTAGGAATGATTAAATTTCTTTCATGAATAGACTTACAATTATTAATTCTGCCCCTAGTTTCTTTTTGTTTGTGAGGTTTATTTTTTCCTTTTCTCAATAAGTTATTTTCATCAAAACCCATTCGATTTGTTTTAAACATGTTATATAAAGTTTTTGTTGAAATACTTTTTATTTTATTTTCCTTTAAAAAATTAGCAATTATATCAAGAGCATAATTTTTAGTAATTAACAAATGATTAATAGTATTAATTTCTATTAAAGTTAAAATTATTAATTTTCTACCTGCATTTTGTTTATTTTTTTGAATTTTATTCAATATTTCTAATGGTAA
This genomic window contains:
- a CDS encoding IS30 family transposase → MYKYLTIESIIAIKEYKSYGFSIRKIAKAIDYSKSTVHRVCRLLNQNLLPLEILNKIQKNKQNAGRKLIILTLIEINTINHLLITKNYALDIIANFLKENKIKSISTKTLYNMFKTNRMGFDENNLLRKGKNKPHKQKETRGRINNCKSIHERNLIIPNIKNIEEFGHLEGDTIIGKDHKSSIITLADIWSKTTILLATKNNKSENITKSIIKFISKLQKGTVKTITFDRGKEFSKWKLIEKNCNVKIYFADPGKPCQRGLNENNNGILRRYLPKSTDLSSYKQKDLNTIAFQINSTPRKSLSYKRPIDLIQLFPEL
- the ilvA gene encoding threonine ammonia-lyase — translated: MENLVSEEVIEETYSKIKDKISKTSLIKADKLSSFSGNNIFLKLENLQKTGSFKIRGALNKILNLSKEQQAKGLIAASAGNHAQGVALAASSLNLVSKIVMPVTAPLAKIAATKEFGGAKCTVKLCGNMFDDAMFEALRLEKEEGLTLVHPYDDNFVIAGQGTIGLEIYEQMNAMGKEIDYCLVPIGGGGLLSGISIYLKSKNPNIKFIGIEAQNVDSYNQALKQGKPFKIQGKSSIADGIAVKQTGELTFNILKKNVDKVVTVSEEEIAQAMLFLLEKCKIVTEGSGAVTVAAILSGKLDKIIGKDKNVVCVISGGNVDITTLGTIINSALISSHRRVPFSVNGKINNSTISEIINIITKNGASIYKIHSTFDRNKLDISNFSIFIVMDTSDEFQKNKIFAEIRASSSNFTLLAK
- a CDS encoding IS30 family transposase, with amino-acid sequence MYKYLTIESIIAIKEYKSYGFSIRKIAKAIDYSKSTVHRVCRLLNQNLLPLEILNKIQKNKQNAGRKLIILTLIEINTINHLLITKNYALDIIANFLKENKIKSISTKTLYNMFKTNRMGFDENNLLRKGKNKPHKQKETRGRINNCKSIHERNLIIPNIKNIEEFGHLEGDTIIGKDHKSSIITLADIWSKTTILLATKNNKSENITKSIIKFISKLQKGTVKTITFDRGKEFSKWKLIEKNCNVKIYFADPGKPCQRGLNENNNGILRRYLPKSTDLSSYKQKDLNTIAFQINSTPRKSLSYKRPIDLIQLF
- a CDS encoding ABC transporter ATP-binding protein; its protein translation is MENNEQNKKKIDKSRPLVEILNLTKEYRNKVALNKVNLTINPGDRIGIIGANGNGKSTLSEIIGGIRKPTSGEIIRQEHLVNGLQFQESRYPAGISVMDMIKYYLHTFNISMKEDELLELLKTYQLLGIENKFIQTLSGGQQQRLNILLAVIHDPDLVILDEVSTGLDIEVRSEIFEFFRKNIIDKNKTMILVTHNMSEVEEFCFNYVEKYGWPKIIHQFTLKILFLIKNLLKVTLFSLKIL